The genomic segment CGGAACTTCCAATATAGACCACGTGCTTCCGAATGCGAGGTCACACGCGCTTGAGATGGCTGCCGCACCCCGCGCGGCAGTCACTCGCGCCGAAGCGCGGAACCACGATCTTCCCGGCGGTGCGTTGATTGACCACGCACTCGGGCTCTGCGAGGCGATGCACGTCCACCACGCGCACGCCCGCTGCGTTGAGGAGATGGTCGATGTGCCAGCGCAGCGTCTTCCTGCGTGCGAGGTGTCTCGCGATGCGCGCTTCGAGATTTCGCCGGGCGCTACCGGTGTAGATGTAACGGCCGGGCGGGAACGCGCAGGCGCCGAGTGCCCCGATCGCAATGCGCACACGCCGCGGGATCTCGATGACGAGCTGGTAGGTGATTGGAGCATTCGGGGGGCCATCCGCCGGGTTTGCGCCTTCCCCTTCAGCCGCTCCGGGCGACGCAGATTTGCAACAGGTGAGTGGGTTTGGTGACATGGAACGCAAAAAAACTAGTAGTTTTCGTTTGACTGGTGCTATAAAGCACAAACTTCCCTCCGCAACCCCATGATCATGATCGGAGGGGCGTATCAGGCGGATTCGAGATCGAAGTCCATAAAAAGTCCTCGAATTCAGGTCCAAAGACGCGGATCGGCGTGGGTGATACGCCCACGAAGGGATTTTTATCCTTGCGCGGTTGTCCGCGTCTTACGCACTAGAGATCATGCAGCATTCCTCAACTGAACTTACAGGCACTGGGGGAAAGTCCATGAATAATCATCGAATTGTTCTAGCGGCAGGGGTTCTCACAGCATTGTCCATAATGCCGGGATGCGCGACGCGGGAATGGGTGCAGTCGCAGATGGATCCCGTCGCCTCCCGGGTGGCTCAGAACGACGAGCGGCTGACCAAGGCGGAGAACCAGATCGGCAATCTCGGTGGGCGCATGAAAGTGGTCGAGGTGAAGGTGGGCGATTTCGACGGCAAGCTCGCCTCCATCGACGCGCGCACGCAGCAGGCGCTCGACACGATGTCCAACTCCAAGCTGGAGCGCCAGGCCGTGGTCGAAGCGGGCGCGACGTTCAAGCCGAATTCGTCGAATCTCGCACCCAGCTCCAGGAAGGACATCGATGCCATCGTCGCCGAGCTCAAGCGCTCGCCGAACGGGACCGAAGGGGTCAGCTTCATCGTCGCGGGTCATACCGACAATTCGGGGTCGCATGACTACAACTATGCGCTCGGGCAGAAGCGCGCCAACGCGGTCGCCAACTATCTGGTGAGCCAGAAGCACGTCGACCGCGCCCACGTGATGCCCGTCTCCTACGGCGAGACGGCGCCGTTGCTGGACAACAGCACGGCCAAGGGTCGCGAGGTGAATCGCCGCGTCGAGATCCTGGTCTACCGCGAAGGCGCGACACCCGCCGTCGCCGCGAACAGCACGACGGTGCATCCGCTGCAGGAGGCCGATGCGCCTCCGGTCGAGCGGGTTTCGCACCGGCAATAAGCTGCACGGTTTTTCCTGGGGTTCAAGGAAAGGG from the Betaproteobacteria bacterium genome contains:
- a CDS encoding GIY-YIG nuclease family protein, giving the protein MSPNPLTCCKSASPGAAEGEGANPADGPPNAPITYQLVIEIPRRVRIAIGALGACAFPPGRYIYTGSARRNLEARIARHLARRKTLRWHIDHLLNAAGVRVVDVHRLAEPECVVNQRTAGKIVVPRFGASDCRAGCGSHLKRV
- a CDS encoding OmpA family protein, yielding MDPVASRVAQNDERLTKAENQIGNLGGRMKVVEVKVGDFDGKLASIDARTQQALDTMSNSKLERQAVVEAGATFKPNSSNLAPSSRKDIDAIVAELKRSPNGTEGVSFIVAGHTDNSGSHDYNYALGQKRANAVANYLVSQKHVDRAHVMPVSYGETAPLLDNSTAKGREVNRRVEILVYREGATPAVAANSTTVHPLQEADAPPVERVSHRQ